The nucleotide window GTCCAGTAGCCGCATCTGCCGCGCGTAGAACTGCTGCACCTCCGTGTACAAGCGGGGGCGCACCACGTCTTCCCTCGCCCGGGAGAATATTCGGAAGCGGCGCGGCGGTGTGATCACGCCGCCGCCACCGCTTTTAGGTGCACCAGAGCAGGCAACACGATATTGGAGTGGCGGTGTAGTGCCAAGCTCTCGGTCAGCGCTAGGTGTGGCAGACGACGCATGAGAGTTGCTACCGCGATCTGACATTCCAGACGGGCCAAGCGCGCCCCCAGGCAGTAATGGATCCCGGCGCCGAACACGATCGCCGCGCCGTGGTCACGTGTGATGTCGAATCGGTCCGGTTCCTCGAATACCTCGGGGTCCCTGTTGGCTGCGCCCACGAATGCGATCAGCGGTTGTCCGGCACGAATGTGCGCTCCACCCAGCACGATGTCTTCGACTGGTTTGCGGGCCGCGGTTGACTGAACCGAGCCGTTGAAACGCAGACTTTCGTTCACCGCATCGGCCATCAACTCCGGATGCTCCCGTAGCAAGGCAAGCTGGTCGGGGTGCGTCCATAGGTCGGCGATCATATTGCCGACCTGTGCGACCGTCGTGCCGTGCCCGGCGAACATTATCTGGACACATAGGACCAGCAGCTCCTCGTGGGTTAGCCGGCCTTGATCGCGGTCGGTGATCAAGGTGCTTATCAGACCCGGCCGCGTCCGATCATGACCGGCGACGGCGGCATCGAAGTAGCGCAACATGTTCGTGGCGGCATCGTTGGCTCCCGCCATGGTCGCCGGCTCCTTGCGGAGGTCGAATCCGCCACCGAACTCGGCGACCCACTGCGGCAGATCTGGGTGCAACTCGTCGGCGGTCAGACCGAGGATCGCTGCTATCAATGTCATCGACAGCGGAGCGGCGTAGTCGTCGATCACGTCGAATGCCTCTCCGGCATCGAGTTCGTCGATCAGTCGATCCGCGGTCTCGGTCGTGACAGTTCGGTAAGCCTCAATGGCTGAAGGTGTGAACGCGGGCGCCACGGTAGAGCGCAGACGTTCATGATCGGGCGGATCGAGGGAGAGCAACAGCCGGCCCGACAGCTCCGCGAAACCGACGCGAACATCGGAAATCCGTTCGGATGTTATCGGGCCGGTTGGCACCAACTTGCGCCGAAGTCGCCGATCCCTGAGCATCGACGCCACATGATTGTGTCGAAACAGGTACCAACATCCGTCGTCGCTGGGCTTGAAAGACCGTCCCCAATGCACAGGATCCGTTTGGCGGTACTTGGCGTATACCGCGTAGGGGTCGTCGCGCAGACCCTCGTCGTGTGGGTCGAAACGTGGCAGCACGGTATTTGTCATCTACCGTCGGCCGAATCATGCTGTTGGCGTGACAGTTTAGGTCTTGTCCGGTGGCGCTGGACAATCAGCTCGTGGTAGATCTTCATCGGCGTCCACGGGGAAGCGGCCGATGTGCCGTCTCGTGAGAGCTTCGCCATCTTGCCGACGTGTGAGCCGGCCGGTCCACCAGATCGAGCCTCTCGATCACCGCTCACCCGGCGTAGCCAACGACCACAGCTCGTACGTCATCAGGCGTTGCGCAAACGACGAATACATCAACTCTTCGGTGCCCGTCACGTGCGCGGACTCAAGCCGGGTCTTCCAGTAGGGTGCCGTGTAACCGGTCAAATCCACTCGGTCACAAGTGATTAACCCCGCTTCGCGGGCCGCATGGTCGTAGTCGGCCGGCTCATGAATATTCGTACAGTAATGTTCATCGACGAGCTCTTTGACGCGTCCGGCATCAACACCCTTGCCGGCGCACCACGCGATTACTACGATGCGTCCCCCGGGCACCAGCACCCGGCTAAACGCCGCGAACATTGACGCCAAATCATCGACGTGCTCGGTGCTCTCGCACGCCCACACCGCTCGATAGCGGTCCTTGTCCGCGGCCAAGTCGTGGTCAACCTCAAGCATGTCGCCGACCCTGAAGCTGACGCGGTCGTCCAGTCCGCGTACCAGGGCCGTTGCGGCGGCGAACCGGGCTTGCTCGGGAGACACCGTCACTCCCTCCACCGCACACCCGAACCGCTCGTGAATCATGATCGCTCCACCGCCGGCCCCGCAGCCGGCGTCCAGGACAGTGCCGTCCGAAGGTGGCTCGCCAAGGAATTTCAGGCCGAAATTGACCAATTCGGTCTCCGACCGATGCAACCAGTCGAGCCGATCCGCCTCCCGTGCCGGCGGCTGACTGTCCAACAAGTCAATGCCGTTGTGATTGAAAAACAATCCATCACGTGATGCGAGCATCGCGTTGAGTCCGTTGGCATCGCGCGTCTTTTGGTCATAGAGCGCAGCAATAGACATTCGGCGCTCATCGATTAGGCCGGCTACTACCTCACCAGTACTCAAGTCGATCACCCTCCTTGTTTGAAAACGCAACTTGCCCATCGCTTCTCAGCTCGCGGAGAACTTGATCCGACATTGACATCCGATGGTCGCCAGCTGTGGTCTTGGATCTGGTTACCGTCGATTGCGGCGCCACGAAAACCGGGGATGCGGGAGTGGCCGCCGGCGCGGGTGCGGTAGGCGCAGGTCGTTTCATTGGTCCGTCCGGGTCCCTAGCGGGAAACGGGATCGGGATGCCTACAGGAACTAGCGGGTTCGGGCTGCGGCGGGGTGATGCGGGGTAGGCCGAGCCCTACGCCGCGAGTTGTCGGAGTCTGGCCACGTTCCGCGGCATCACCTGCTTGGGTCCGGCGATGCTGCAGCAGTGGTCCGTCTGCGATCAGATGGTGTGGTGCGGCGCCGGTGATTTCGACATTCACCACATCGCCGGGCCGCACCGAACCGTCGGCTTGATCCGGGCGGAAGTGGACCAGTCGGCCGTCGCGGGCGCGCCCGCTGATTCGCGAGGTGGCGGCGTTCTTGCGGCCTTCGCCGGCAACGACCAACAGCTCCTGCCGGGTTCCGATCAGGGCTCGGTTGCCCTCGAGTGAGATTCGCTCTTGCAGCGCTACCAGCCGTTCGAAGCGTTGCTGGACGACGTCCTTGGGAATCTGGTCGGGCATGTCCGCCGCGGGTGTTCCTGGCCGGGGCGAGTATTGGAAGGTGAACGCACTGGTGAACCGCGCTTGTGCCACCAGGTCGAGGGTTTGCTCGAAGTCATCTTCGGATTCGCCCGGAAATCCAACGATGATGTCGGTGGTGATGGCCGCATCCGGTATCGCGGCGCGGACCTTGTCGATGATGCCGAGGTAGCGATCGCGTCGGTAGGAGCGGCGCATCGCTTTGAGGATTCGGTCGGAGCCCGATTGCAGGGGCATATGCAAATGCGGGCACACGGCGGGCGTCTCGGCCATCGCCGTGATGACATCGTCAGTGAATTCGGCCGGGTGCGGTGAGGTGAACCTGATTCGTTCAAGACCCTCAATGCGGCCGCAAGCACGTAGCAGCTGCGCGAACGCACCGCGGTCCCGCGGTAGGGGCTCTTGACCCGGCGAGGGGTCCAGGTCGGTGAAGTTGACGCCGTAAGAGTTGACGTTTTGGCCGAGCAAGGTTATTTCCAACACGCCTTGGTCCACCAAAGCCTGCACTTCGGCGAGGATGTCGCCTGGGCGGCGGTCGGCCTCCTTGCCCCGAAGCGACGGCACAATGCAAAAGGTGCAGCTGTTGTTGCACCCGACCGAGATTGACACCCATGCGGCATAGGCAGAATCCCGCGTCGCTGGAAGGGCTGAGGGGAATGTCTGCAGTGATTCGAGAATCTCGACCTGCGCGTCTTGGTTGTGTCGCGAGCGTTCCAACAGGACTGGCAGCGAACCGATGTTGTGTGTGCCGAAAACAACGTCCACCCAGGGCGCCCGGTCGAGCACGATATTGCGGTCCTTCTGCGCCAGACATCCGCCGACCGCGATTTGCATGCCCGGCCGACTCGCCTTGATGGGGGCAAGATGCGCGAGCGAACCGTAAAGCTTGTTGTCGGCGTTCTCACGCACCGCGCAGGTGTTGAAGACCACCAGATCCGCGGGCGCGCCCGGTTCGGCTTTGATGTAGCCCGCGTCTTCGAGCAACCCCGCCATGCGCTCGGAGTCGTGAGAATTCATCAGACATCCGAAGGTGCGCACCTCGTAGGTGCGGGCGGTCGGGTTGTCGTCCGGCCCGCCTGCACCCATATTCGGTTGCGCGGGTACAACGTGGTCTCGAGTCACTATTCCTCCGGCGTTTACTCGACTGGAGGGCGACACTTTTCATCGCACACCCAAAGGGTTCGGAAATAGCTCATACCCAAAAATTGGACCAATCGAATTCCCCCGAATGGGGGAATTCGACAAGTCGCATCGTGAATCGAGCTATATACGTTGTCCGAACCCCCTTTTGAGGGGGGTGCGGGGGTGCCCGGTCCTTCTTTTGAGGAAGGTGCGGGTTTGCTGAGTCCGAGCCCCCTTTTGAGGGGGGTGCGGGGGTGCCCGGTCCTTCTTTTGAGGAAGGTGCGGGTTTGCTGAGTCCGAGCCCCCTTTTGAGGGGGGTGCGGGGGTGCCCGGTCCTTCTTTTGAGGAAGGTGCGGGTTTGCTGAGTCCGAGCCCCCTTTTGAGGGGGGTGCGGGGGTGCCCGGTCCTTCTTTTGAGGAAGGTGCGGGTTTGCTGAGTCCGAGCCCCCTTTTGAGGGGGGTGCGGGGGTGCCCGGTCCTTCTTTTGAGGAAGGTGCGGGTTTGCTGAGTCCGAGCCCCCTTTTGAGGGGGGTGCGGGGGTGCCCGGTCCTTCTTTTGAGGAAGGTGCGGGTTTGCTGAGTCCGAGCCCCCTTTTGAGGGGGGTGCGGGGGTGCCCGGTCCTTCTTTTGAGGAAGGTGCAGGCTGGCTCAATCCGGGCCCCCTTTTGAGGGGGGTGCGGGGCGCTTCCATTTGAATTTCCGAGAAGCGGTGCCGATATGTACTGTAAACCCCAGCGTCCTAGCTGCACAAGTCCTATGCGCGAATTCATCGGGAAATTCTCGCCCCGGCCCATACGCCGTGCGCCCCCGCGTCGCAGGTGCGTCGTCTGGACATTCAGTACTCACTCGTACCCAAACGCTGATCGCCACGTGGCGATGGTCGGCGGCGGCGTCGGGTCGAACAGGAGGACTGCGGAGTTGCTGTTGTGCCGGTGGCTCGCTTTCCGGCCGGCCGGCTAGATGAAGTCTGAGCCGCCGTCGACGTTCACCGTCGCACCGGTGACGTAGCCGTTGCGTCGGGAGACCAGGTACGCCGTGATGGAGGCGATCTCCTCAGGAAGCCCTGCGCGGCCGAGATCGCAGGGTTGATGAAAGTGCTTGTCAATCCAGGTCATCACGTCGTGCGGATCGGTGGCATCCAGACCATCGGCGGCCAGGATGTCTTTGAGCCGTTCGGTGAAGCTGGCGGTCACGATGGTTCCCGGGCATACGCAGTTCACCAAGATGCCGTCTTTGGCGAGACTTTTTGACAGGTTCTTGGTGACGCTGGACAGTGCCGCCTTGGCGGCTGTGTAGCCGACGATGCGTGGATTCTGCCGCTGGATGGAGTGTGCGGAAAGGGTCACAACGCGGGCCCAGTCCGCGGCGCGGAGCAAGGGTAATGCGGCGCGAATCGACCGCACGCCCGACATGGTGCCCAGCGTGAACGCCTCGTCCCAGGCCGCGTCGTCCATCGCTTCGAAATAACCGTCGCCCGGCCCGATCGTGTGTACCAAGCAATTCAGCTGTTCCCAGCGCTCGCAGACGGTATCGAAGGCGGCGGTGATGGAGGCGGCATCGGCCATATCCGCGCTGATTCCCACCGCATCCGGAGCACCGGCGCGCAACAGCTTCGCTACCGCCGTGTCCAGCGCCGCCTGGCCCCGGGCCATGACCGTGATGCTGGCACCTTCGGCGGCCAGGGTTTCCGCTATTGCCAGACCCATGCCCTTGCTGCCCCCGGTCACGACGGCTTTCGATCCGGCAAGGCCCAGGTCCATCGTGTCTCCCACTCAATTGGACGCCGTGATTTGCGCGATCGTCTCGGGCGCGACCCCCAGCCCTCGCAGGCAGAAGCGAACCGTGCGTTCGCGAACATCATCGCGATCGCAGTCGCCCCTCGTCCACTGCCGCTCGGTGCTGGCCCACACCGCACCCTGGATGGACCGTGCCTCGATTGCCGGATCAATATCGTGGAACACGTCTTGATCCAAGCCGAGTTGAAGCTGCTCGACGAGTGGCTCCAGCGTTTCGGCGTACGCGGGCTCAACCAGTTCCGGGCTATTGAGAAGCTGCGATTGAGCATCCATGGACAGGTGGCGCAGATCGGCCTTGACCGCGTCGTCGAAGGCCAAGTCGAGTCGGGTGTCGATCCACGCGGCGACGGCCTCGACCGGAGTGCTGGCTGAGGCCATGTTCGTCCGTAGTCGTAACGCCTCAACGCGCGCCACCTCCAAGAACACCGCTGCAACCAATTGATCCTTCGATTCGAAATGCCGGTAGAACGCTCGGGTGCTCAGCTGAGCCCGGTCCAGGACGGTGGCCACGCTGAGCCCTCGAACCCCATGTTCACGAACCGACATCGATGCGGCCACCAGAATGGCACGCCGAATGCCCGGGTCCGGGGCAAGCTTGTGTCGTCGGCGGGTGTAGCGGCTGGTGAGGTCTGCCGGCCGCCGGGCACCCGGATCGCTGGGATGCGTCATAACTGCGTAGATACCCAGCGGACGCGTCGCAGACACCCATGGGCGCTGGTGCGGTCGGCCGCGTCATGCTTACCGCAACCTTTACGGGCAGTATGTGCGCATCGATATGTCCACGTAGGCGTCGGCGTGATTGGCAAGGGCGGGATTGCTGGACCGGAACGCCGCGACTATCTGTTCTCTGGTCAGTCCGCGACGGAAATTCAGGCACACCAGCTTGCCGTTATATATCGCTGCATCGGGATTGGCGAACGAGATGCCGCGGTCGTTGAGTGCCTTGATGTAACCGCTGTCTTGATCCGGGGTGGATGCAATGGTCGTCGTGGGCGGTGCGGTGGTGGCGGTCGCCGTGGGCGGTGCCGCTGACGCTCGCACCACGGTCTTGTCGGGCGACTTCTCCCTGGTCAGCGCCCAACCCCCGACCACGATGAGTGCCGCAAACCCCAGACCGATCATCAGTAGCGCGATAGCTCTGGCCACCGTGGTGCGCCAGGATTGGACGGCGGCCGCCGGCTCGTCCGGGACTGCGTTTTCTCGGTCCATCTCCAGGCCGTCCACCGGGCCGTCCGCCAGGCCGACCGGGTCGTTGGTGCCTAAGGCGGCATCGCGGTCGTCGATGCGCGACCATGCGGTTTCGACGGCGGCGGTGGGTGTGGGATTCGGAACTGCCGCGGTCTCATCACCATCGAGTGCGGCGGTTTCGTCAGAAGCCGGGACCGGCTCGGCCATGAAGGCCATGGTAGCCATCGCCGGGGTTTGCCGGTGGTCTTCGTCGGGCCGGGTCTCACGTCAGGTGCCGGTTTCGCCACCTGGCGACGCGGCCCGTGGGTGAGTGAATCGCCGCCATCACCGAGCTCATCGACGACGCCACCGACTTCGCGCCAAGGTGGGGTTCGGCGGCCGGCGGACCGTCGCCTTCCCACCAGGTGGGCTGCAACAGCGCCGACGTGACCGGCATCGCCTCCTCGACGCTGCTGCGTCCCCATTCGCATGCGCGGTCGATGGCGGCGGCGGAGGGCGCCAGATTGATCGGTGACAGGGTCGGTTGGAATCTGACCAGGTGATCCACGTAGGGGAGATTGCGCACCATCTGCAGCTGGATCGCCTGGGTGATGGGAGCCAACCACATGTGTCGGGAGTCCCATTGCGGATGGAAACAGTCGAACGCCAGATAGCACGCGTTGCGGGTGCCCAGCACGCCGTCGCGGACTCGCTTCCAGGCCAGTTCGATCGGTACATTGCTGGCCGCACCGCCGTCGACGAGCGCCGCGATGTCCTGGTCGGCGCACAGCGCATCGAGGAGCGAGAGCATGCGGTGATCGCTGGTTTCGTGGTGCAGCACGCCGGGGACGGCCGATGAGAACGACGCGGCGTCGACGACGTCGAAGTCTCGGGCCGGATCGTCACCGCTGATCACGATGGGCTTGACCACTCGCAGGTCGATGAACGCGGACACCTGCCACAGTCGAGCCGCCAGCAGCGGCCCGATGCCGATCGGGCGGAAGGGCAGCGACCGCAACTCGAGGGCCGCCAATTCCGGACGGCGAAATCGGGACGGCAGCGCGGCGTAAGGCTGCCTCCGCACTCCGGCAATGACGATGTCGAACGGGATCGCCAGGTCCGACATGCGCATCCGAACGCCGTCTTCCCGGCTGAGCATGGGAAGGGCGAACTGGTCGAAACGCAGCGCGAATGCGCCGGCCAAGCCGTGCCGGCGGCGCAGACGCTCGGGGCCGAGGATGGCGCGGTAGGAGACCGTCTTCGCCCAGGCCATGTAATCCTCGATCGGCACCGGCAGGGCGCGAGCCACCAGACTGCCGATGATCGACCCGAACGACGAGCCGATCATGTAGTCGGGAACTTGGCCGGCCGCCAGCAATCGCTGCATGCCACCGATGTAGACGAAACCTGCCCCGCCGCCGCCCCCGAGGATGGTGACAAGTTTCTTGTAGCCGACCTCGGAATCGAGATCGGCAGCGGAAAAGTCATTGCCGTGGCGTTCGATGAGCACTTGGCGCTGATCCTTTTGATCGGCCGCCAGGCTGTCCAGCGCATCGCGGGCAGCCTTGAGCGCCGTCACCGGATCTGGCTCCTCACGCAACGGCCCATACAGCCGGTCGGTGACCCTGGACCGCCAGGGCGCGATCTCGGCTCCCACCGACACGTCACCGCGACCACGGCTGCCGCCAGGACCCGCGGCACCTGGCTCGAAGTCGGTGAGTCTGGCGAAGTTGAGCAGGTAGCGCAGTTTGCGCAATTCCTCGATAGCCAACACGTCCGGGTTCGCGAGGTGTTGTCGAACCAGCCGGTTCTCCATCTTTTGCAGCAGCTGCGTCGGCTCGGCCGACGGCAAGTCGACGGTGTCCAGAGAATTGTCGATGTCCTGGGTCTCAACGTCGATCTCGTCGATCAGGTCAAACGTGGCCGCGTGGCGCCCGAAGCGGCGAAGTAGCGCATCGGCAAACGGGATCTGCATCAGATCAACCTTCTCATGTTGATCGTGTGCTCTCGCCGCTACCGTACAGGCGGCACCGAGACGGTCGGCAGCGCCGAGCTGCCCGGCCAGCAACCTAGCGGACTGATGCCCTTGTTGATCGCGGCCGTAATGCAGTTCTGCACCACCACGTTCGGATCGTTGCTGATCGAGCGGGACAGGATCTCGTTGGCTTTGGCCTGGGCCTCCGCGGTGCGCTGGGCCTCCACCGCGATGGAGGTCTGTGCGCGCTGTTGGTTGAGCTGGTTGATCTTGTCTTCCGTGCCTTGGTCGTACTGGATGGTGGGCACATTCACGTCGAAGATGTCGACCTGGCCGCCCACGTCCTGGCGCATGATGTCGGCGGCTCGCTTGGCCAAGTTGGGCAGCGGGGACACGTCGAGGTTCTGTGGGTCCAAGGGGTTGAACGCGGCGAACACCTCGTTGAGCGCGACCGATAGATTGCGCTCGATCAGATTCACCCGCACGTTGTCGAAGGTCTTGTACTGCTGGAAGAGTTCGGGTGCGGCGGCCTGCTTGAGCTGCCAGCGGATGCTGACGTCGGCTAGGGCGGTGGATTGATTGCCCAGCCGCACGGTGATGCGTTGGTCGCTATTGCCTTCCTTGACGTACTTGTCGATCTGCACCGCGCCATCCATCTGGTGGGTCATCTGCCAGGGCCACTTGCCGTGAAAGCCGTTGTTCAGGCTGACTCCGGTAGGGCGGCCGAAGGTAGTGACGATCGCGATTTGACGGGTCCCCACGATGGTGAAACAACCCAGCAGGAAAAACAGGACCGCAGCCGCCAGCGCGGCTATCGTCACGAATTTGCCCCGGCCACGCGCTTTCTCATCGCCGGTGAACCTCCATAGCAGCGCCGCCACGCCCGCGACGATCAAGCACATGGTGAACAGCACAATCTCCCATGTCATCGGTTAGCTCCTTCGATCCCTCGGTGCCGTTTTGTCCAGCCGGGTAGGGAGAACACTAGGCGGGCATACCATGTCCCGTCCCTGCACGCCCCGCCATAATCGTCCAGCGCAACTGACTACTGCGGATCGACGCCGTCTGCCCGGCAATCAACACCGCGGCCGGGGCCTCTGGCCCATCGGTCAGGGCGTGGATCTTCGTCGCACACCCGCACCGCATCGCCCCTCGCGGGAGCGTCCCGTGAACTTCGCCTTGGCTGAACGAGTTCTCCTGTAATTCAACGTCTTTCGGGGAATCGCGATGATGACCGGATGCCGGTCTGAGCGGATGGGCGGACCGTGAGCAGGGAATCGGCCCCCATGGACCTGGACAGAATTTGTCAAAGATGGGTCCGGCGTGCTCTGTGTGCCGATACGCTGTGCCTACAGTGGGAGGGAGGGCAGATGTCGTATCTGATCGCCGCGCCACAGCTGCTGACGGAGGCGGCCAGGGACTTGGCGAACATTGCCTTGTCAGTGAATGCCGCGAACGCAGCGTCGGTGGCCCTGACAACGAACGTGATGGCGCCCGGTTTCGATGAGGTATCGGCGGCGATCGCGTCGTTGGTCAGCGAGCACGCGCAGGAGTATCAAGCGTTCAGCGCCCGAGCGGCGTTGTTCCATGAGCAATTTGTGCGGTCCTTGAATGCCGCTGCCGGTTCGTATGCCTACGCCGAGGCGGCCGCGGCTCAGCAACTCCTCAGCGTGATCAACGCGCCAACAGAGGCGTTGATTGGGCGTCCGCTGATCGGCAACGGCGCCAACGGGACACCAGGCACCGGGCAGAACGGCGGGGACGGTGGGTTGCTATACGGAAACGGCGGATCCGGCGGCTCCGGCGCCGCCGGATCCGGCTCGGATCCCGGCCAGCCCGGGGGTCGCGGCGGCAATGCCGGGTTGATCGGCTACGGAGGTGCAGGTGGTGCCGGCGGCGCCGCCACCGCTTTTGGTGCCAACGGCGGAGTCGGCGGGGCCGGCGGCAACGGAGGGTGGCTGTACGGCGGTGGCGGCCCCGGCGGAACCGGTGGTGCGAACACCGGGCTCAGCGGGTTCGGGGGGGCCGGCGGGGACGGCGGGAACGGTGGGTTGATCGGCAACGGGGGTGTCGGCGGAGCCGGCGGGACCGTCAACGCCGGCAATGGCGGAGCCGGTGGCAGTGGCGGCAATGGTGGTGTGTTCGGCAATGGGGGCGCTGGCGGCAACGGCAGCGGGGTGGTGTCGGGGGGTACCGGCGGTGCCGGCGGTGCCGGCGGGAACGCGACGTTGTTTGGCGCTGGCGGCCACGGCGGTACCGGCGGTGCCGGCTTGTCCCTCGGCGAGGCCGGCGGGGCTGGCGGTGTCGGCGGAGCGGGCGGACTCGTGTTCGGCGATGGTGGGCTCGGTGGTGATGGTGGTGCCGGCGCTGGTGGTGCCAAAGCGGGAGCCGCTGGGATCGGTGGTGACGCCATCGGGCTGGTCGGCACCGGTGGCACCGGCGGCCACGGCGGCAACAATCTCAACACTGGGGACGGTGGAGCGGGCGGTGCGGGCGGAGCGGGCGGTTGGTTTGGCAACGGCGGCAACGGCGGGGCAGGCGGAAACGGCGGCAACAGTGCCAACTTCGGCGGCAGCGGTGGGAATGGCGGTGCCGGTGGTAACGCCAAGCTGGTTGGCGCTGGCGGATTCGGCGGCGCCGGTGGATCCGGCCAAAATGGCAGCCTAGGTACCGGGCGCATCGCCGGGTCCGGCGGTGACGGCGGGGTCGGCGGGTTGGTATTCGGTAGCGGCGGGTTCGGCGGCAACGGCGGTACCGGTGCCGGTGGCGCCAACGGCGGCAATGGCGGCGACGGCGGCAGCGCCATAGGTCAGATTGGCGACGGCGGCAATGGGGGTAGCGGCGGCAACGTCACGCTCGGCATTCCCGCTAGTCCCGGAACTGGTGGTACTGGCGGTACTGGCGGACGGTTGCTGGGCAACCACGGCGTTGCCGGCGCCGATGGGACCGCGACGTAGAGGCCAGGCAGGCCTACTTCGTTGTTGACACGGGCGACAGCCCGATGTTGGCAGTAGCGCCGGGCACGCATTTGCTGGGGCCGGTCAGGTTCCGCAGAAGGTGCGATAGC belongs to Mycobacterium basiliense and includes:
- a CDS encoding patatin-like phospholipase family protein, giving the protein MQIPFADALLRRFGRHAATFDLIDEIDVETQDIDNSLDTVDLPSAEPTQLLQKMENRLVRQHLANPDVLAIEELRKLRYLLNFARLTDFEPGAAGPGGSRGRGDVSVGAEIAPWRSRVTDRLYGPLREEPDPVTALKAARDALDSLAADQKDQRQVLIERHGNDFSAADLDSEVGYKKLVTILGGGGGAGFVYIGGMQRLLAAGQVPDYMIGSSFGSIIGSLVARALPVPIEDYMAWAKTVSYRAILGPERLRRRHGLAGAFALRFDQFALPMLSREDGVRMRMSDLAIPFDIVIAGVRRQPYAALPSRFRRPELAALELRSLPFRPIGIGPLLAARLWQVSAFIDLRVVKPIVISGDDPARDFDVVDAASFSSAVPGVLHHETSDHRMLSLLDALCADQDIAALVDGGAASNVPIELAWKRVRDGVLGTRNACYLAFDCFHPQWDSRHMWLAPITQAIQLQMVRNLPYVDHLVRFQPTLSPINLAPSAAAIDRACEWGRSSVEEAMPVTSALLQPTWWEGDGPPAAEPHLGAKSVASSMSSVMAAIHSPTGRVARWRNRHLT
- a CDS encoding methyltransferase domain-containing protein, which translates into the protein MIDLSTGEVVAGLIDERRMSIAALYDQKTRDANGLNAMLASRDGLFFNHNGIDLLDSQPPAREADRLDWLHRSETELVNFGLKFLGEPPSDGTVLDAGCGAGGGAIMIHERFGCAVEGVTVSPEQARFAAATALVRGLDDRVSFRVGDMLEVDHDLAADKDRYRAVWACESTEHVDDLASMFAAFSRVLVPGGRIVVIAWCAGKGVDAGRVKELVDEHYCTNIHEPADYDHAAREAGLITCDRVDLTGYTAPYWKTRLESAHVTGTEELMYSSFAQRLMTYELWSLATPGER
- a CDS encoding SDR family NAD(P)-dependent oxidoreductase, yielding MDLGLAGSKAVVTGGSKGMGLAIAETLAAEGASITVMARGQAALDTAVAKLLRAGAPDAVGISADMADAASITAAFDTVCERWEQLNCLVHTIGPGDGYFEAMDDAAWDEAFTLGTMSGVRSIRAALPLLRAADWARVVTLSAHSIQRQNPRIVGYTAAKAALSSVTKNLSKSLAKDGILVNCVCPGTIVTASFTERLKDILAADGLDATDPHDVMTWIDKHFHQPCDLGRAGLPEEIASITAYLVSRRNGYVTGATVNVDGGSDFI
- a CDS encoding DUF732 domain-containing protein — translated: MAFMAEPVPASDETAALDGDETAAVPNPTPTAAVETAWSRIDDRDAALGTNDPVGLADGPVDGLEMDRENAVPDEPAAAVQSWRTTVARAIALLMIGLGFAALIVVGGWALTREKSPDKTVVRASAAPPTATATTAPPTTTIASTPDQDSGYIKALNDRGISFANPDAAIYNGKLVCLNFRRGLTREQIVAAFRSSNPALANHADAYVDISMRTYCP
- a CDS encoding Rv3090 family protease, producing MTWEIVLFTMCLIVAGVAALLWRFTGDEKARGRGKFVTIAALAAAVLFFLLGCFTIVGTRQIAIVTTFGRPTGVSLNNGFHGKWPWQMTHQMDGAVQIDKYVKEGNSDQRITVRLGNQSTALADVSIRWQLKQAAAPELFQQYKTFDNVRVNLIERNLSVALNEVFAAFNPLDPQNLDVSPLPNLAKRAADIMRQDVGGQVDIFDVNVPTIQYDQGTEDKINQLNQQRAQTSIAVEAQRTAEAQAKANEILSRSISNDPNVVVQNCITAAINKGISPLGCWPGSSALPTVSVPPVR
- a CDS encoding TetR/AcrR family transcriptional regulator; this translates as MTHPSDPGARRPADLTSRYTRRRHKLAPDPGIRRAILVAASMSVREHGVRGLSVATVLDRAQLSTRAFYRHFESKDQLVAAVFLEVARVEALRLRTNMASASTPVEAVAAWIDTRLDLAFDDAVKADLRHLSMDAQSQLLNSPELVEPAYAETLEPLVEQLQLGLDQDVFHDIDPAIEARSIQGAVWASTERQWTRGDCDRDDVRERTVRFCLRGLGVAPETIAQITASN
- a CDS encoding cytochrome P450 encodes the protein MTNTVLPRFDPHDEGLRDDPYAVYAKYRQTDPVHWGRSFKPSDDGCWYLFRHNHVASMLRDRRLRRKLVPTGPITSERISDVRVGFAELSGRLLLSLDPPDHERLRSTVAPAFTPSAIEAYRTVTTETADRLIDELDAGEAFDVIDDYAAPLSMTLIAAILGLTADELHPDLPQWVAEFGGGFDLRKEPATMAGANDAATNMLRYFDAAVAGHDRTRPGLISTLITDRDQGRLTHEELLVLCVQIMFAGHGTTVAQVGNMIADLWTHPDQLALLREHPELMADAVNESLRFNGSVQSTAARKPVEDIVLGGAHIRAGQPLIAFVGAANRDPEVFEEPDRFDITRDHGAAIVFGAGIHYCLGARLARLECQIAVATLMRRLPHLALTESLALHRHSNIVLPALVHLKAVAAA
- the miaB gene encoding tRNA (N6-isopentenyl adenosine(37)-C2)-methylthiotransferase MiaB gives rise to the protein MVTRDHVVPAQPNMGAGGPDDNPTARTYEVRTFGCLMNSHDSERMAGLLEDAGYIKAEPGAPADLVVFNTCAVRENADNKLYGSLAHLAPIKASRPGMQIAVGGCLAQKDRNIVLDRAPWVDVVFGTHNIGSLPVLLERSRHNQDAQVEILESLQTFPSALPATRDSAYAAWVSISVGCNNSCTFCIVPSLRGKEADRRPGDILAEVQALVDQGVLEITLLGQNVNSYGVNFTDLDPSPGQEPLPRDRGAFAQLLRACGRIEGLERIRFTSPHPAEFTDDVITAMAETPAVCPHLHMPLQSGSDRILKAMRRSYRRDRYLGIIDKVRAAIPDAAITTDIIVGFPGESEDDFEQTLDLVAQARFTSAFTFQYSPRPGTPAADMPDQIPKDVVQQRFERLVALQERISLEGNRALIGTRQELLVVAGEGRKNAATSRISGRARDGRLVHFRPDQADGSVRPGDVVNVEITGAAPHHLIADGPLLQHRRTQAGDAAERGQTPTTRGVGLGLPRITPPQPEPASSCRHPDPVSR